The following proteins come from a genomic window of Miscanthus floridulus cultivar M001 chromosome 2, ASM1932011v1, whole genome shotgun sequence:
- the LOC136539941 gene encoding probable diphthine methyl ester synthase isoform X2 — protein sequence MSQSLCRGTRVYEPPRFMTVNTAISQLLELFEMRGEPEPAYDVDSLCIGVARLGSDDEKILAGPMGKLVDADFGPPPHCLVIVGETTPEEEKMLQFYMIK from the exons ATGTCTCAGTCTTTATGCAG AGGAACAAGGGTGTATGAACCACCAAGATTCATGACTGTAAACACTGCAATAAGCCAGCTTCTGGAGCTGTTTGAAATGCGCGGAGAACCAG AGCCGGCATATGATGTGGATTCACTGTGCATAGGTGTGGCTCGCCTTGGAAGTGACGATGAGAAGATCCTTGCTGGCCCTATGGGGAAACTCGTCGATGCAGATTTTGGCCCACCCCCTCACTGCCTCGTCATAGTGGGGGAGACTACTCCAGAGGAAGAAAAGATGCTACAATTTTACATGATCAAGTAG
- the LOC136531675 gene encoding uncharacterized protein At5g39865-like isoform X1 translates to MDDVSGGAPGACPKNKKPRHQSRSLTYHHHHPYQGRHLPPPPPAPAPAPTPPQRPQSVVLYTTSLRGVRRTFADCCAVRAALRGLRVAVDERDVSMDAALRRELQGVLAARGRGFSLPQLLVGGVLVGGADEVRRLHESGELRHILEGAPGQDPAFVCGACGGFRFAPCPACDGSRKVFVEEEERARRCIECNENGLVRCPNCCS, encoded by the coding sequence ATGGACGACGTCAGCGGCGGTGCACCGGGTGCGTGCCCCAAGAACAAGAAGCCCCGGCACCAGTCCCGATCGctgacctaccaccaccaccacccgtaCCAGGGGCGCCACCTGCCGCCTcctccgccggcgccggcgccggcgcccacCCCGCCGCAGCGCCCGCAGTCGGTGGTCCTCTACACGACGTCGCTCCGCGGCGTGCGCCGCACGTTCGCGGACTGCTGCGCGGTGCGCGCCGCGCTGCGGGGGCTCCGCGTCGCCGTGGACGAGCGCGACGTCTCCATGGACGCCGCGCTCCGGCGGGAGCTCCAGGGGGTCCTCGCCGCCCGGGGCCGCGGGTTCTCGCTCCCGCAGCTCCTGGTCGGGGGCGTGCTCGTCGGCGGCGCCGACGAGGTCCGCCGGCTGCACGAGTCCGGCGAGCTCCGCCACATCCTCGAGGGCGCCCCCGGGCAGGACCCGGCCTTCGTCTGCGGTGCCTGCGGTGGGTTCCGGTTCGCGCCCTGCCCCGCCTGCGACGGCTCGCGCAAGGTGTTCGTGGAGGAAGAGGAGCGAGCCCGCCGCTGCATAGAGTGCAACGAGAACGGCTTGGTACGCTGCCCCAATTGCTGTTCTTGA
- the LOC136539941 gene encoding uncharacterized protein isoform X1 — protein MLLQAGGEQPWKLKLPPAFPPSAGSREVASRREPANAMLYIVGLGLGDERGVTVRGLDAVRCCARVYMEAYTALLTLGPDPPSRLDSLVRAFSIRAAHRLFAQKPALPQAVACALPRRVLPAGEAVREGDHGRRQIFMQRSRCLSLYAVPEEQGCMNHQDS, from the exons ATGCTGCTGCAAGCTGGCGGAGAGCAGCCGTGGAAATTGAAACTGCCACCTGCGTTCCCACCTAGCGCGGGGAGTAGGGAGGTCGCCAGCCGACGCGAACCGGCGAACGCGATGCTGTACatcgtcggcctcggcctcggcgacGAGCGCGGCGTCACGGTGCGGGGGCTCGACGCCGTCCGCTGCTGCGCCAGGGTCTACATGGAGGCCTACACCGCGCTCCTCACCCTCGGCCCCGACCCTCCTTCCAGGCTCGACAGTCTCGTGCGTGCGTTTTCGATCAGGGCTGCCCACCGCCTGTTCGCTCAAAAGCCTGCCTTGCCACAGGCCGTCGCTTGCGCACTTCCCCGTCGCGTTCTCCCTGCAGGAGAAGCTGTACGGGAAGGAGATCATGGTCGCCGACAG ATATTCATGCAAAGGAGCCGATGTCTCAGTCTTTATGCAG TTCCAGAGGAACAAGGGTGTATGAACCACCAAGATTCATGA
- the LOC136531675 gene encoding uncharacterized protein At5g39865-like isoform X2 produces the protein MDDVSGGAPGACPKNKKPRHQSRSLTYHHHHPYQGRHLPPPPPAPAPAPTPPQRPQSVVLYTTSLRGVRRTFADCCAVRAALRGLRVAVDERDVSMDAALRRELQGVLAARGRGFSLPQLLVGGVLVGGADEVRRLHESGELRHILEGAPGQDPAFVCGACGGFRFAPCPACDGSRKVFVEEEERARRCIECNENGLIR, from the exons ATGGACGACGTCAGCGGCGGTGCACCGGGTGCGTGCCCCAAGAACAAGAAGCCCCGGCACCAGTCCCGATCGctgacctaccaccaccaccacccgtaCCAGGGGCGCCACCTGCCGCCTcctccgccggcgccggcgccggcgcccacCCCGCCGCAGCGCCCGCAGTCGGTGGTCCTCTACACGACGTCGCTCCGCGGCGTGCGCCGCACGTTCGCGGACTGCTGCGCGGTGCGCGCCGCGCTGCGGGGGCTCCGCGTCGCCGTGGACGAGCGCGACGTCTCCATGGACGCCGCGCTCCGGCGGGAGCTCCAGGGGGTCCTCGCCGCCCGGGGCCGCGGGTTCTCGCTCCCGCAGCTCCTGGTCGGGGGCGTGCTCGTCGGCGGCGCCGACGAGGTCCGCCGGCTGCACGAGTCCGGCGAGCTCCGCCACATCCTCGAGGGCGCCCCCGGGCAGGACCCGGCCTTCGTCTGCGGTGCCTGCGGTGGGTTCCGGTTCGCGCCCTGCCCCGCCTGCGACGGCTCGCGCAAGGTGTTCGTGGAGGAAGAGGAGCGAGCCCGCCGCTGCATAGAGTGCAACGAGAACGGCTTG ATCAGATGA
- the LOC136539943 gene encoding large ribosomal subunit protein uL6c-like: MASLSPSLHLPCNSRTGFLGKTHGIRPRVLPAGRVGFVRTVVECKESRIGKQPIEVPSNVTLTLEEQFVKAKGPLGELSLSFPGDVKIVKEESGKLRIYKTAETKRANQMHGLFRTLTDNIIVGVSKGFDKKLQLVGVGYRAAVEGNDLVMNLGFSHPVRMAIPEGLAVKVEENTRIIVSGYDKSAIGQFAATIKKWRPPEPYKGKGIRYMDEVVRRKEGKAGKKK, from the exons ATGGCGtccctctccccttccctccACCTCCCTTG CAATTCAAGAACTGGCTTCCTTGGAAAGACACATGGGATTCGTCCTCGTGTTCTCCCTGCTGGAAGAGTTGGATTTGTCAGAACAGTAGTGGAATGCAAGGAATCTAGAATTGGAAAGCAGCCGATCGAAGTTCCATCTAACGTTACTCTGACATTAGAAGAGCAGTTTGTCAAAGCTAAGGGTCCGCTAGGGGAGTTATCTCTCAGCTTTCCAGGTGACGTGAAGATTGTGAAAGAAGAATCTGGTAAGCTGAGAATTTATAAGACTGCAGAGACCAAGAGGGCGAACCAGATGCATGGACTTTTCAG AACATTGACAGACAACATCATCGTTGGTGTGTCCAAAGGATTCGACAAGAAGCTTCAGTTAGTGGGCGTCGGGTATCGTGCGGCGGTGGAGGGCAACGATCTCGTGATGAACCTGGGATTCTCCCACCCTGTTCGGATGGCCATTCCTGAAGGCCTGGCGGTCAAGGTGGAAGAGAACACAAGGATCATCGTGAGCGGCTATGACAAGAGCGCGATCGGTCAGTTTGCTGCCACCATAAAGAAGTGGAGGCCACCTGAGCCATACAAGGGGAAGGGTATCAGATATATGGATGAAGTTGTCAGAaggaaggaaggaaaagctgggaAGAAGAAGTAG
- the LOC136539942 gene encoding uncharacterized protein At5g02240-like, whose protein sequence is MPGRVAAKWPPPRVPGPAPPRLPFRYLFFVSPPPRVHSPVPALQQSVQSLSSLPLVALGSAMAVGCFNPVLSPLVPSPPGRRLRAALRSQSHPPTAVSLRLLACGAAAGRGTRRLAAAAESQAVQEQPAQTEESGEAGGAGAAEASSKLVLVVGGTGGVGQLVVASLLSRNIKSRLLLRDPEKASSLFGKQDESVLQVYKADTRNPNDLDPQMFEGVTHVICCTGTTAFPSKRWDGDNTPERVDWDGIRNLVSALPQTIKRLVLVSSVGVTKYNEMPWSIMNLFGVLKYKKMGEDFVRNSGIPFTIIRPGRLTDGPYTSYDLNTLLKATAGERRAVVIGKGDKLVGEVSRLVVAEACIQALDIQSTEGQIYEINSVKGEGPGTDPEKWEELFRSVPSD, encoded by the exons ATGCCTGGCCGGGTTGCCGCCAAGTGGCCGCCGCCTCGCGTCCCCGGCCCCGCCCCGCCTCGCCTTCCCTTCCGATATCTCTTCTTCgtctcgccgccgccgcgtgTGCACTCTCCTGTCCCAGCACTCCAGCAGTCCGTCCAGTCCCTGTCTTCTCTACCCCTCGTTGCTCTTGGCTCCGCGATGGCGGTGGGTTGCTTCAACCCCGTGCTCTCGCCGCTCGTTCCTTCGCCGCCGGGTAGGCGCCTCCGAGCGGCGCTGCGGTCTCAGTCTCACCCGCCGACCGCGGTCTCTCTCCGTCTGCTCGCGTGCGGCGCGGCAGCTGGTCGTGGCACGCGGCGGCTCGCCGCGGCGGCAGAGTCGCAGGCCGTGCAGGAGCAGCCGGCGCAGACGGAAGAGTCCGGTGAGGCCGGCGGGGCTGGTGCCGCCGAGGCGTCCTCCAAGCTGGTTCTGGTCGTTGGCGGAACCGGCGGCGTTG GGCAGTTGGTTGTAGCATCGTTGCTGAGCAGGAACATCAAGTCAAGGTTGCTCCTAAGAGATCCAGAAAAGGCATCGTCCCTATTTGGCAAGCAGGATGAGAGTGTACTGCAG GTTTACAAAGCGGACACAAGAAACCCTAATGATTTGGATCCACAAATGTTTGAG GGAGTTACGCATGTGATATGTTGTACTGGAACTACAGCATTTCCGTCTAAACGCTGGGATGGAGATAATACTCCAGAACGTGTAG ATTGGGATGGCATCAGAAATCTTGTAAGTGCCTTGCCACAGACAATAAAGAGATTGGTTCTTGTGTCATCCGTTGGTGTTACAAAATACAATGAGATGCCATGGAG CATCATGAATCTCTTTGGTGTGCTCAAGTACAAGAAGATGGGAGAAGACTTTGTCCGCAATTCAGGGATACCATTCACCATTATCAG GCCTGGAAGATTGACAGATGGGCCCTACACTTCGTATGATCTTAACACACTTCTTAAAGCTACAGCTGGAGAGCGACGAGCAGTAGTCATAGGCAAAG GTGACAAGCTTGTGGGGGAAGTTAGCAGACTTGTGGTGGCAGAAGCTTGTATCCAAGCTTTAGACATTCAATCCACTGAAGGACAAATATATGAGATTAATTCAGTGAAG GGTGAAGGACCCGGGACTGACCCAGAGAAATGGGAGGAGCTATTCAGATCTGTTCCATCAGACTAG